The region GGAACTGACCCGCCGGCTGGGCATGGCCCGGCAGGCCCTGCACGCCGCCAGCCTGCATTTTCCCTGGGACGGTGCCCAGGTGCGGCTGCGCGACCCGCTACCGGCCGACATGCAGGCGTTCTGGGACGGGCTGGCAGGCGCCTGAACCATGCCTGCGCTGCTAGAATCGGCGCTGTGTCTACCCCGATTCAGCTGATTCCTGCCACCGACCCCCAGGCTTACAACGACGTTGTGGCCGCCATGCCTCTGAGCAGCCCCCTGCAGGGCTGGGGCTACGGCGAGGCCCGGCGGGTGCTGGGCCAGCAGCCCGAGCGTTACCTGCTGCGGCGCGGCGAGGAAACGGTGGGCGCGGTGCAGCTGATCCGCAAGCGGCTGGTGCCGGGCTTTTCCACCCTGTACGCGCCGCGTGGCCCAGCTATTCTGGACACTGACCTGCTGCCCGCTTTCGGCCAGGCCGTGCAGGCGGTGCGCCGCCCCACCGACGCCCTGCTCAAGATCGAGCCCCCGCTGATGATTCCGGCCAACGACGACAGCCACCCCATTCCGGGGGCCTTCGGTCCGTTCGAGCGGGCCGCCACCGAGCAGCCCGAACACACCATCATCAAACACCTGGGCCCCAGCGAGAAAGACCTGTTCTCCGACCTGCACTCGATGGCGCGCCGCAACGTGCGCACCGCTGAAAAGCGCGGCGTGATTACCGGCCGCGACACCGACTTCGAGGGCTTCTGGGAAATCTTTACCGCCACCAACGAGCGGGCCAAGTTGGGTTCTTTTCCCCGTGCCTACTACGAAACCATGCTGCGTGAGGGCAACCGCTACGGCGGCGAGAGTTATTTGGTGCTGGCCCGGCACGAGGGCCGCGCGCTGGCCGGCGGCTTCTTCCTGGCGCTGGGCGACACCACCTGCTACCTCTATGGCGGCAGCGTGCGCGACGAGCGCCCCACCGCCGACGGCTCGCCGCGCAAGGACGCCAAGGCGCCCGATTCCTTCTACTGGAACGCCCTGCTGGACGCCAAGGCTCACGGCTACCGCATCTTCGACTTCTGGGGCATTCCCCGCGAACTCGACGAATCTAAGCACTCTTACGGCGTGTTCAAGATGAAGCTGAAGTTCTCGGAAGAGCGGGTCTGGTTTCCTGCCTACGACCTGCCGCTCAACGCCGCTGCTCCGGTCATCACCAAGGCGCTGCGCTGGCGCAAGACCCAGAACAACCTGCGCAAGCGCGGCACCGCCGAAGACGTGCTGTGAGCCTGACCTGAGCTTCTGCTCTGAAATGACGCGGCAATAACAATAAAAAGAAAAAGGCCCCGGCAGAGAGTCGCCGGGGCTTTCTCAGGTGTGAGGGGCGCGGGGGAGAGTCCTTACTCGGCGGCGTCCTGACTTGCGGCAAAGCTGATGATGTACTTGCCTGTGCCCTTGCCGTCGTAACCACTGGCCGCGACATAGTAATCGCCGTCGGCGGGGACTTCAAAAGTGATCAGCGAATCTTGGTCGACGAAGTCGTCGTTGGTGGCCAGGACCTTGCCATTGGCGTCGAACAGGCCCAGCAGCAGGTCGGGCTCGCCCTTCTTGTAGCTCAGGGTGTCCACCACCAGGTGCTGACCGGCCTTCAGGCTGACCCGGAAAGCGTCGATGTCGCCGACCGGATCAACCGTGGCGTCAAAACTCTGGCCCATGGCCGCCTTCACGGCCCGGCTCCAGTTCACGCCGCTGAAAGTATCTTTGTCGACCTTGCCGCCTTCGTTCTGTTCGGGCGCGGTGCCCTGCCACTGCGTCAGCGTCAGCAGGTACTTGTTGAACGCTCCGCCATTGGCCTGATCGGTTACTTCGATAAAGTAGCGGCCGTCTGCCGGCACCCGGAAGGTCAGCGCCGAATCTTTGAGGTCGGCGCGGAAGTTGGCGTTGCTGGCCAGTTCTTTGCCGCTGGCGTCCAGCACCCGCAGGCGCGTGTCGGGTGCGCCCAGCGTGGTCTGGGTGGCGATAAAGGCCTGCTCGCCGCCGCGGCCCTCGAAAGCGTAGAAGTCCTTGTCGCCTTCACTCAGCACGGCGTTGACAGCCGCGCCGTAAGTGATGGCATGCGCCTGTTCCAGCGTATCGTTGGGCTCGTTGGCGTCACGCGGCAGCCGCACGTCCAGCCGCACGGTGCCTTGCTCGCCCAGGTGAACAGTGTCGCCGGGGTTCAGGCGCACCTGCGCCACATTGCTGCCGGGGGTGATATTGGTCAGAATCGGGCGCGGCCCGCTGGCAAACAGCTGGTACTGGCCGGCGTCAATCTCGTAGAAGCTGGCGTGTCCGGAGGGATATGCGAAAGCCCCCGAGGACGACTGCCCGTACAGCAGCTGATCCGGGCGGCGCTCCGAGCCTTTCATGGTCACGCCCACCAGCGGAATACCGACTTTGGGGTTCTCGGCCGCCACGAACCGCATGTCCAGGCTGGCGCCCTTGACCACCTTGCGGGGTGCGTCGTCCAGGGCCATCTGCACAGCCCGGTCGGTCCGCACGATGCCGTAGCCCAGATCGGTGTTGTAGCGGCCACTGGGGTTGTAGGCGGTGTCTTCCAGAATGTGGCGCACCTGCGCCGGAGTCAGGTTCACGCGGCCGACCGTGCCGTCGGCGTTCTTGTCGGCGGCGGCGGCCAGAATCAGGGCGGCCGCACCGGCTGTGGCCGGGCCAGCGAACGAGGTGCCGTTCACGTAGGCGTATTCGTTGTTGCTGGGGTCGTTGATGCGGCTGCGGGTGCCGGTCACCCAGATGTTCTCACCGGGCGCGGCTACGCTGAGGTGACTGCCCCGGTTGGAAAAAGTAGTGCGGGTATCGGTCGCCGTGGTGGCCGCCACCGAGATGACGCCGGGCACCCAGGCTCCCGAGGACGCGCCGGTGGTGGGGGTGTTGCCCGCCGAGGTCACGAAGACCACCCCGTGCTGCAGTACGTACTGAATGCCTTCGCGCAGCACCTGGGCGTAGTTGTCGCCGCCAAAGGAATAGTTCACGACGTCCACGTAACCGTGGTGGCCGGCCGGGGTGTCGCTGTCGCCCTGTTCGCCCGGGGCTTTGCCGTCGGGGCCAGTCACGGCCCAGACAAAAGCGTTGGCCGAATCCCAGTAGGAGGCGCCGGTGCCGCTGTGGGTGATGGTCATCGGCACGATGCTGGCGCCCGGGGCCACACCCGCGCCGCCGATGCCGTTGTTGCCCACCGCCGCGGCAGTGCCGGACACCCAGGTGCCGTGCTGGCCCACGCCGTCGTGGGGGGTTTCGGGAGTGATCAGGACCTTGTTGGGGGCGTCATAGCCGGGGTAAGCGATGTTGGCCGCCAGGTCAGGGTGGTGGCGGTCAATATCCTCGTCGGCCACCCCGATGCGGATGCCTTTGCCGGTGGTGGTTTTCCAGGCGTCGGCGGCGTTCATGTTGCGCAGGAACCACTGGTAGCCGATTTCAGGGTCGTTCATGCCGCCGTAGAGGCTCTGCGCGCCCAGCGGCTTTGTTGCCGTACTTTCCGGCTCGGCCGGCTTGGTGGCGATGTAGTTGGGTTCCGCGTAGGTGACGCCCGGAACCGAGCGCAGCAGGCTGGCGGCCTTTTCCAGGGTCCAGTCCTGTGGCACCTCGATCAGAATGGCACTCAGCGGGCCGCTCTGGTCAATCAGGCGGGCATTCAGCGTGCTCAGAACCTGGTTCACGTCGCTGCCGGGCTCCAGGCCCACAATCAGCTGCTGGCCGACATGGTCGCTGCCCGGCTGCACGGCGGGGGCCGATTTGCCGGGTGCGGGCGCCGGCTGGTGGGCGGCCGGTTGCTGTCCGCAGCTGGCCAGCAGCAGCGACAGTCCCAGGAATCCAGCGAATCTCTGGCGGTGATTCATCATTGTCCTCCTCCGGTCACGAATTCGTTCACCGGTCCTGATTTGGCGGCATAGAGGCCGTATACGTTGAAGTAATCAGCGGCGATAGCGACGGCGTTGCCAGCCTTATTGGTGGTGATTGAAGCCAGCTGCCATTCATAGGCGTGGTTGGGCTGCAGCTGCGGCTGGCTGGCTGCGCCGTCGAAGTTGTACACCGCACTTTGCTGGTTCACGACGCTTTTGCTGGTCCAGGCTCTGGTGTAGCCTTCAGCCTGCACGCGGTCCAGCACGATAACGCTGCTCCGGGTGACATCACTGGCGCCCTGACTGGTCCAGGTAAAGGTGGGGGTCAGGCTGACGCCGGTCTGTGCCTGGGCTGGCGAGACCAGCTGCACGCTATAGCGGCTCAGCGGGGTGGTGCTGCCCGCTTCGGATTCGGCGGCTGCACCGTCTGCCGCATCACTGACGGCACGTACCTTGTAGAACACTTCCCGGCCGGCGGCCAGCTGCGGACTGGTATCGCGCATCATGAACCGGTCGCCGCCCTGGGCCACCTGCTTTGGTGCTGACGAGAACACCTTGGTAAAGTTCAGGTTGTCAAACGACCGCCACAGCTCGAAAGCGCGCGGCAGATCCTTGCTGGGATAGCTGAAGCGCACATCCACCCACAGCGAAGCGCCTTCGGGCGCGGCCAGAGGCGTCAGATCCTCACGGCCCAGAACGCCGGCTTGCAGGCCGCTCAGCTGCGCCATCAGGGCTTCGCGGGCGGCAGGCTGCAGGCTCTGTGGACCAAAAGTCAGGTTGTCGGCAAACGTGACCGCGTAGGGGCTGACCTTTTCGGGGGCCACCGCCGGCTTGATGTTCTTGGCCGAAAGCACGTTCAGCGGCTGAATCAGGTGAACTCTGTTGTTGTTCAGGTCGTAGGCCACCACATGCAGGTTCACCTTGCCCTGATAAAGCGCCAGATCCGAAGCCTTGAAGCTAAAGGAAGTGGTGCCGTCGCGCGGATTGCCGAACAAGGTGCGGGTCAGGCCAGCATTCAGGTAGCCGCTGGTGCCGCCGGGCACTTCCAGAGTGGCGATGCCGGTCTTGAAAGTGTTGGTTTCCGGGCTGGCTGCCTGAACGGTAACGCCGATGGTGATGTCCTCACCGTAAGTCTCCAGAGGCTGCCCAGGCTTCAGCGGTTCCCAGTTTTTGGGGTTGGCGGGGTCACCCCGCAGCACACTCAGGCTCATGCTCGGCGCTGCCGTGGTGGCCGTCTGATCAAACACCGGCCGCAGGATTTCGTCAATTTCGGTGGTTTCGGCTGTGTTTAGCCCTGCCACGCGGGTACTGGCGTATCCCGGCTTACTGATGTTGACTTCGGCCAGCCCTTTGGGTGCGCTGACCGTGAAGTGACCACTGGCGTCGGTCTGGGCGCTGCCGCCCCCCTTGACGGTTACGGTAGCACCGGCCACCGCCTGCTGGGCGCGGCCCTCGGCCACCGACCCGGACAGGGTCATCATCTCGGCTGTCGGCTGATCCGGCTTGCTGGGTGAGCCTCCGCACGCGCTCAAGGCTGCGGTCAGACCCAGGGCCATTGCTGCATATCTTCTCTCCATATTCCCTCCTCTTTAGTATGAAAGTGAAATGATATTAGCATAAAGCAGCTTTGGAAGCGCATTTATATAAATTTCTGCACCCGGTCCAAAATGTAACCTTTACCCAGGATGGGATGAATAGACAACCTGCTGAACTGTCCACTAGCCTGTAGCCATGGACAATGTGTATCCCGTTTTGCTAACCATCCACAGCTGGATTCGCTGGCTGGTGCTCCTGACGGGGCTCTGGGCGCTGATCAACGCCTTTATGGGCATGCAATCGCATGGCCCCATGACCTCCCGCGCTCCCTTTTCGGCCTTTATGGGCAGCCTGCATGTACAGGTGTTGCTGGGTATCGCTCTGTTTGCGGTGATGGGCATGAGCGGTATGGCGCCTTTCCCGGATGGCCCCCGCTCGAGCTTTGGCTGGGAACACCTGGGCATGGCCCTGATTGCGGCTGTATTCGCTACCCTCGCCAACCGCGCCAGCAAGCCTCCCCGCGGCGCCGTGCCCCCAGTCACCCCGGCCGCCGTCCGTGCAGACGGCACTGTGGCTCCGGCCCCCGCCGCCGCGCCGCTGGCAACCAACGACGCCGCTCGCTGGCGCAATACCCTGATCTGGACGGTGCTGGCCTGGATTCCGCTGCTGCTGCTGATTCCTTGGTGGCGCCCCATGCTGCGGATGCTGGGCGCACAGTAAAATAGGAAAGTCATAAAAAAAGCCCCCAGCGAAGGAGGCTTTTTTATAGGCTGAAGGTTTAAAGCGTTGTGCAGCTTTGCATTACAGGGAATACGTATTGTGAGTAAGCAGGGTTCATTACAGTGTTTCCGGAGGCATCAACAGCTCGAATACCTAAATTGGTATAGCCAATAACGTTTACATTAGGCAAGTTAGGAGCTGGATTAACCACAATGCTCAGAGGTGCCAAGACATCTTTACCGAAAGTAAAGGGAATAGCCGCTTGCCCACCCTGATTGATATTGGCGACCTTATAGGTGGCCAACTTGAATTCTTTGCGAGTCTCTGTGCCGCGAGCCCACAATTCTAAGTATTGGGTACCAGGAAGCCACTGCACATTGGTGGTGACTTTCGTTTCACGATCGTCACATATCACATAATGTCCAGAAGTAATCACTTTGTCAGTACCGGCAATCCGCACGTCATGCGACAAGGTGTAGTTAGTCGTAGGAGGTAAGTTGTCATTTACGCCAGCTCCCCCACAGCTTGCCAGCACACCGGTCAGGCCCAGGGCCATCAATGCAATCTTTTTCATATCGCTATCATGCCCTGCCAAGCTGACGCTTAAATGACTGGGCGTTTAAAAGACGTGAGGAATCCTCAAATGTGGGAATGGTCTCAGGGTCTCATCCCCCGTCAGGTACGGCGCTTTAGGGTGTGGGCATGATGAACTGCAAATGGCCGGCCTTGCTTCTGGCCCCGGCGCTGCTCAGCGGCTGCACCGTGCTGGGCAGTAGCCTGACGCCTTATACCCCTCTGGAAGCCCGCTACAGTGGGACTTATGAGGGCCAGCTGAAGGGTCTGACCGGCGAATCGGCCGCCCGGCTGGTGATGACGGTTTCGCAGAAAAACGGGCAAGCGGCCGGCGTACTGACCAACCTGCGCAGCAACAAGAGCTATACCTTCAGCGGCGAATTTATTCCGGTGGGTGAGGGCGACGGTTCACTGAGTGCCCGGTTGTTTGAAAAAGGCAACCGCCACGCGGCCAATCTGACCGCCAGCCTCAGCCTGAATGGCGGCACCGCTCAGCTGCAGGGACAGGTGCGCACGGTGGTGCTGGGGCAGCAGGTGATGAACTTTGACCTGACTCTGCACCGGGTCAGCGAGCAGGGCCAGCCGGCTACGCCTGTGCCCACGTCTGCGCCCGCATCGCTGCCTGCGGCCAGCACCTTCTGAGCCTCTCTGGCAACTAAAGGTGGCGGCAGCGGGCAAGTACCGACTGTTTTGCAGTCACAGGCGCTAAGATAGGACTCTTGCCGGCTCCGGTGCCTCTGGCCAGATGAGCCAGGCCCGGGCCCCCGGCCAGCTGCGGCCCCGGAATCCATCCGGTCAGCCCCGAGGAGAAAAGATGAAAGCACATGTCGTTACGTACGGCTGCCAGATGAACGAGTACGACACCCACCTGGTGCAGTCACAGCTCGTCAGCCTGGGCGCCGATCTGGTTGAAGATATGGACAGCGCCGATTTCGTGCTGCTGAACACCTGCGCGGTGCGCGGCAAGCCGGTGGATAAGGTCCGCAGCGTGCTGGGCGAGCTGCGCAAGGCCAAGCAGCGCCGCCCGCTGGTGGTGGGCATGATGGGTTGCCTGGCCCAGCTGGAAGAAGGCCAGCAGATTGCCCGCAAGTTCGAGGTGGATATTCTGCTGGGCCCCGGCAGCCTGCTGGACATCGGCAAGGCGATGGAGAGCAACGAGCGTTTCTGGGCGCTGAACTTCCGCGACGACCTTCACGAGCATATTCCCCCGGCGCCGCAGGGCAAGTTGCAGGCTCACCTCACCATCATGCGTGGCTGTGACCACCACTGCACCTACTGCATCGTGCCCACCACCCGTGGCCCGCAGGTCAGCCGCTCGCCCGACGACATCCTGCGCGAGCTGGATATGCAGCTGGCGGCCGGCGTGCGTGAAGTGACGCTGCTGGGCCAGAACGTGAACGCTTACGGTGTGGACCAGGGCGCCCGCCTGGCCGGCTACCCCAGCTTTGCCGACCTGCTGCGGCTGGTGGGGCAGAGCGGGATTGAGCGCATCAAGTTCACCACCTCGCATCCCATGAATTTCACCGAGGACGTGGCCCAGGCGATGGCGGAAACCCCGGCTGTGTGCGAGTTTATTCACCTGCCGGTGCAGAGCGGCTCCGACCGGGTGCTGCGGCGAATGGCCCGCGAGTACAACCGCGAGAAGTACCTCACCCACATTGCCCAGATTCGTAAGCACATGCCCGATGCCGTGCTCTACACCGACATCATCGTGGGCTTTCCCGGCGAAACCGAGGAAGATTTCCAGCAGACCCTGAACCTCTACGACGAGGTGGGCTACGACAGTGCCTATATGTTCATCTATTCGGCCCGCCCCGGCACCCCCAGCTACAAGCACTTCACCGACCTGCCGCGCGAGGTCAAGACCGAGCGGCTGCAGCGCCTGATTGCCAAGCAGAAGGACTGGAGCATGCGCAAGTTCGCCGCCAAAGTGGGCACCGTGCAGGAAGTGCTGGTCCGCGGCGACGCCCACACCCCCGGTTTCCTGGAAGGCCACACCCGCGGCCAGCACCCCACCGTGGTGCCCAAAGCGGTGGGCGCTGACGGCGCTGGCATCTATCAGGTCAAGATTGACCATGCCACGCCACATATGCTGTACGGCAAGATTGTGGACGCTCAGGGCCGGCCGCTGGAGGAATTGCCCCAGTGGACCCCTGAAGCGGCGGCCCTGAGCACCCCTTTGCAGATGATCTGAGCTTTTGCCGCCTGCTGGGCCGGTATACGTCCACAATCAAAAAGCCCCAGCCAGAGCGGCTGGGGCTTTTTGATTGTGACGCGAAGGAAAAACTTCAGCTGTGGTCGGGCATCGAAGCGGTCACTTCCGGCTGCACGCCGGCTTCAAAGCGCTTGAAGTTCTCGCGGAACATGCCGGCCAGCTTCTTGGCGGTGGCCTCGTAGGCTTCCTTGTCGGCCCAGGCGTCGCGGGGGTTCAGTACCTCATCCGGCACACCGGGAACGTGGGTGGGAATGCTCAGGCCGAAGTAGGGCTCGGTGACGAATTCCACGTCGTCCAGCTTGCCTTCCAGCGCCGCGTTGATCATGGCGCGGGTGTGGCGGATGCTCATGCGCTTGCCTTCGCCGTACTGCCCGCCGGTCCAGCCGGTGTTCACCAGCCAGACAGCCGCGCCGTGCTCCTTGACCTTCTGGGCCAGCAGTTCAGCGTACTGACCGGGGTGACGCGGCATAAACGGTGCCCCGAAGCAGGTGCTGAAAGTGGGCTGCGGCTCGGTCACGCCCTGCTCGGTGCCGGGAATCTTGGCAGTAAAGCCGGAGATGAACTGGTATTCCATCTGCTCCAGCGACAGCCGCGAAATGGGCGGCAGCACTCCGAAAGCGTCGGCGGTCAGGAAGACCA is a window of Deinococcus sp. Marseille-Q6407 DNA encoding:
- a CDS encoding lipid II:glycine glycyltransferase FemX → MSTPIQLIPATDPQAYNDVVAAMPLSSPLQGWGYGEARRVLGQQPERYLLRRGEETVGAVQLIRKRLVPGFSTLYAPRGPAILDTDLLPAFGQAVQAVRRPTDALLKIEPPLMIPANDDSHPIPGAFGPFERAATEQPEHTIIKHLGPSEKDLFSDLHSMARRNVRTAEKRGVITGRDTDFEGFWEIFTATNERAKLGSFPRAYYETMLREGNRYGGESYLVLARHEGRALAGGFFLALGDTTCYLYGGSVRDERPTADGSPRKDAKAPDSFYWNALLDAKAHGYRIFDFWGIPRELDESKHSYGVFKMKLKFSEERVWFPAYDLPLNAAAPVITKALRWRKTQNNLRKRGTAEDVL
- a CDS encoding S8 family serine peptidase, producing the protein MNHRQRFAGFLGLSLLLASCGQQPAAHQPAPAPGKSAPAVQPGSDHVGQQLIVGLEPGSDVNQVLSTLNARLIDQSGPLSAILIEVPQDWTLEKAASLLRSVPGVTYAEPNYIATKPAEPESTATKPLGAQSLYGGMNDPEIGYQWFLRNMNAADAWKTTTGKGIRIGVADEDIDRHHPDLAANIAYPGYDAPNKVLITPETPHDGVGQHGTWVSGTAAAVGNNGIGGAGVAPGASIVPMTITHSGTGASYWDSANAFVWAVTGPDGKAPGEQGDSDTPAGHHGYVDVVNYSFGGDNYAQVLREGIQYVLQHGVVFVTSAGNTPTTGASSGAWVPGVISVAATTATDTRTTFSNRGSHLSVAAPGENIWVTGTRSRINDPSNNEYAYVNGTSFAGPATAGAAALILAAAADKNADGTVGRVNLTPAQVRHILEDTAYNPSGRYNTDLGYGIVRTDRAVQMALDDAPRKVVKGASLDMRFVAAENPKVGIPLVGVTMKGSERRPDQLLYGQSSSGAFAYPSGHASFYEIDAGQYQLFASGPRPILTNITPGSNVAQVRLNPGDTVHLGEQGTVRLDVRLPRDANEPNDTLEQAHAITYGAAVNAVLSEGDKDFYAFEGRGGEQAFIATQTTLGAPDTRLRVLDASGKELASNANFRADLKDSALTFRVPADGRYFIEVTDQANGGAFNKYLLTLTQWQGTAPEQNEGGKVDKDTFSGVNWSRAVKAAMGQSFDATVDPVGDIDAFRVSLKAGQHLVVDTLSYKKGEPDLLLGLFDANGKVLATNDDFVDQDSLITFEVPADGDYYVAASGYDGKGTGKYIISFAASQDAAE
- a CDS encoding carboxypeptidase-like regulatory domain-containing protein, yielding MMTLSGSVAEGRAQQAVAGATVTVKGGGSAQTDASGHFTVSAPKGLAEVNISKPGYASTRVAGLNTAETTEIDEILRPVFDQTATTAAPSMSLSVLRGDPANPKNWEPLKPGQPLETYGEDITIGVTVQAASPETNTFKTGIATLEVPGGTSGYLNAGLTRTLFGNPRDGTTSFSFKASDLALYQGKVNLHVVAYDLNNNRVHLIQPLNVLSAKNIKPAVAPEKVSPYAVTFADNLTFGPQSLQPAAREALMAQLSGLQAGVLGREDLTPLAAPEGASLWVDVRFSYPSKDLPRAFELWRSFDNLNFTKVFSSAPKQVAQGGDRFMMRDTSPQLAAGREVFYKVRAVSDAADGAAAESEAGSTTPLSRYSVQLVSPAQAQTGVSLTPTFTWTSQGASDVTRSSVIVLDRVQAEGYTRAWTSKSVVNQQSAVYNFDGAASQPQLQPNHAYEWQLASITTNKAGNAVAIAADYFNVYGLYAAKSGPVNEFVTGGGQ
- the cas5 gene encoding CRISPR-associated protein Cas5, coding for MPPFRLRLAVRLAAWRLPFSNNRALSEPSPSPTGINSPLKV
- the miaB gene encoding tRNA (N6-isopentenyl adenosine(37)-C2)-methylthiotransferase MiaB; translated protein: MKAHVVTYGCQMNEYDTHLVQSQLVSLGADLVEDMDSADFVLLNTCAVRGKPVDKVRSVLGELRKAKQRRPLVVGMMGCLAQLEEGQQIARKFEVDILLGPGSLLDIGKAMESNERFWALNFRDDLHEHIPPAPQGKLQAHLTIMRGCDHHCTYCIVPTTRGPQVSRSPDDILRELDMQLAAGVREVTLLGQNVNAYGVDQGARLAGYPSFADLLRLVGQSGIERIKFTTSHPMNFTEDVAQAMAETPAVCEFIHLPVQSGSDRVLRRMAREYNREKYLTHIAQIRKHMPDAVLYTDIIVGFPGETEEDFQQTLNLYDEVGYDSAYMFIYSARPGTPSYKHFTDLPREVKTERLQRLIAKQKDWSMRKFAAKVGTVQEVLVRGDAHTPGFLEGHTRGQHPTVVPKAVGADGAGIYQVKIDHATPHMLYGKIVDAQGRPLEELPQWTPEAAALSTPLQMI